A genomic stretch from Oleomonas cavernae includes:
- a CDS encoding DsbA family protein, producing the protein MNTRRTILTGAGIVAVGGLGWLAVDRLGLLEKKPAATGQAPAAPAAAPAPASPPPAAVPAAAVDGAFVLGSPDAKVTVIEYASMTCPHCAHFATTTFAEVKKQFIDTGKIRFVYRDFPLDGVALRASMLAQCAGAERVEPLIELLFRSQATWARAADPIAALKQTVKLAGVGDGQADACLADEALKNKVAQSRFNAERDFKIESTPSFVIGTKVASGALTIEEFTKFLKDNGLPD; encoded by the coding sequence ATGAATACGCGACGTACGATCCTGACCGGCGCCGGCATCGTGGCCGTGGGTGGCCTTGGCTGGCTGGCCGTGGATCGCCTCGGCCTGCTCGAGAAGAAGCCGGCCGCGACCGGCCAGGCCCCGGCCGCCCCCGCGGCGGCGCCCGCCCCGGCAAGCCCGCCGCCGGCTGCTGTCCCCGCTGCCGCGGTTGACGGCGCCTTCGTCCTGGGCTCGCCCGATGCCAAGGTCACGGTCATCGAATATGCCTCGATGACCTGCCCGCATTGCGCCCACTTCGCGACCACGACCTTCGCCGAGGTCAAGAAGCAGTTCATCGACACCGGCAAGATCCGGTTCGTCTATCGCGATTTCCCGCTCGACGGGGTCGCCCTGCGGGCTTCCATGCTGGCCCAATGCGCCGGCGCTGAGCGGGTCGAGCCGCTGATCGAACTGCTGTTCCGCTCCCAGGCGACCTGGGCCCGCGCAGCCGATCCGATCGCCGCCCTGAAGCAGACGGTGAAGCTGGCCGGTGTCGGCGATGGCCAAGCCGACGCCTGCCTGGCCGACGAGGCCCTGAAGAACAAGGTCGCGCAGTCGCGCTTCAATGCCGAGCGCGACTTCAAGATCGAGTCGACGCCCAGCTTCGTGATCGGGACCAAGGTCGCGTCCGGTGCGTTGACCATCGAAGAATTCACCAAGTTCCTGAAGGACAACGGCCTGCCCGACTGA